Proteins encoded by one window of Elusimicrobiota bacterium:
- the ynaI gene encoding Low conductance mechanosensitive channel YnaI, with protein sequence MITDLLNKTTWGNTFVDYGESLLIFILGVVATGVLRFFILRRVKKWTEQTKTQYDDFLFSSIQKFAFPLIYFGIFSLALKNLSLSAGMARALSILSVLVVSVIGILFLTHLLRFSLLNVYAKKFPDQPDLGNRLRALMPAFTVLIWVLGVIFLLDNLGFQISAIITGLGIGGVAVALAASVVLNDLFAYFAIMFDQPFVIGDFIIVGEFMGTVEKIGVKTTRIRSLGGELLVFSNKDITDSRVRNFQRMDRRRIVFKLGVTYTTSVQMLEEIPSLIKRIIQEAGGTTFDRAHFSSFGDFNLLLEIVYYVESADYNRYMDIQQEINLAIKKEFEKRNIQFAFPTQTLHVEGLASLSSKSSSN encoded by the coding sequence ATGATCACAGACCTGCTGAATAAGACCACTTGGGGAAATACATTTGTGGATTATGGGGAATCTTTGCTTATTTTCATTTTGGGCGTTGTTGCGACGGGTGTTCTCCGGTTCTTTATTCTTCGACGAGTTAAAAAGTGGACCGAACAGACAAAAACCCAATATGATGACTTCCTGTTTTCTTCCATTCAAAAATTTGCCTTTCCCCTTATTTATTTCGGAATTTTTTCATTGGCTCTCAAAAACCTCTCATTGAGCGCGGGGATGGCCAGAGCTTTGTCGATTCTGTCGGTGTTGGTCGTGAGTGTTATTGGGATTTTATTCCTGACCCATCTGTTGCGCTTCTCCCTGCTTAATGTTTATGCCAAAAAGTTTCCTGATCAGCCGGATCTTGGTAATCGACTTCGTGCTTTAATGCCGGCCTTTACGGTGTTGATTTGGGTTCTCGGCGTCATCTTCCTTCTCGATAATTTGGGGTTTCAAATTTCAGCGATTATCACAGGCCTGGGAATAGGAGGGGTGGCCGTCGCTTTGGCCGCATCTGTTGTTCTTAACGATTTGTTCGCTTATTTCGCGATTATGTTTGATCAACCATTTGTCATTGGCGATTTTATTATCGTGGGTGAATTCATGGGCACGGTTGAAAAAATTGGTGTTAAGACCACGCGTATCCGAAGCTTGGGGGGTGAATTGTTGGTGTTTTCAAATAAAGACATCACTGATTCAAGGGTGCGAAATTTTCAACGCATGGACCGGCGTCGAATCGTTTTTAAGTTGGGCGTGACCTATACCACATCCGTTCAGATGCTTGAAGAAATCCCTTCACTTATAAAACGAATTATTCAAGAGGCGGGGGGGACGACCTTTGATCGGGCGCATTTCTCTTCGTTCGGTGACTTTAATCTCCTCCTCGAAATCGTTTATTACGTGGAAAGTGCCGATTACAACCGATATATGGATATTCAGCAGGAGATTAACCTGGCGATTAAAAAAGAATTTGAGAAAAGAAACATTCAATTCGCGTTCCCAACTCAAACACTTCACGTAGAAGGACTTGCCTCCCTCTCGTCAAAATCATCGTCAAATTAA
- the swrC_2 gene encoding Swarming motility protein SwrC: protein MTVDQKPLGISGRMADYFIKSKLTILVIVASLLIGIFATVRLPREEEPQINVPMFDIFVPFPGASAKEVEERIVTVGERRLWEIPGVEYIYSTSEPGHALFIVRFKVGTNPEEAMTRIYTKTFAHVDSLAVGVGQPLIKPRSIDDVPILTVTLSGENIDSLELRRMALILRQEISHIHNVSETQIIGGKKRQFLIHFDPEKLKERRLTVLELLGIVRATNRRLPAGHYNQEGLAIQVDTDAFIRSADDLKQVVVGVSSGRPVMMGDVATITDGPDEGESFVSLDGRPAVTVAVSKRRGANATHVSHAVLSRIDEMKSIWATTGVQLKVTRDYGETAKEKSDELLFHVLLATFSVTLLIALALGIREALVVLIAIPVTLALTLAVYFLSGYTLNRITLFALIFSIGILVDDAIVVVENIHRHYVMRDGRSLWRLAVEAVDEVGNPTLLATFAVIAAILPMAFVSGLMGPYMRPIPVGASISMLFSVVIAFVVSPWAFAHLLEWWSPKVTNHEHKESWLDHQYKRLMGSILNHGKIRWLYFIGMVFLLFSSISLIYFKLVTVKMLPFDNKNEFEVVVTLPEGSAIDKTKQAIQEMSVVLKNIPEVLNVTSYVGAAAPYNFNGLVRHYFLRERPHQADLVVNLKRRQDRERQSHDIAKEVRGPLLQIAKKYNARIQVAEVPPGPPVLSTLVFEIYGPAIEKRREIADRLKKLLEATDGIVDVDTYVPDPQPLARLKVDRNRATLNGIPADQIAQTVGIALYGHTVDLAHLETEKEPVEIRLRLAEKNRRGLGAVRKIPLLSRNGTAIPIGDLTTVERISLDDPIYHKNLQPVSYVIADVAGRQESPIYAILELREKIQGMASSMGVELKEYFAEQPHTSSEYALKWDGEWQVTYEVFRDLGIAFALVLVLIYILVVGWFKSFTVPFVIMIPIPLTLVGILPAHWLMGAFFTATSMIGFIAGAGIVVRNSIILVDFIQLRQKEGMPLKEAVIDAGAVRFRPMLLTAAAVVVGAGVILFDPIFQGLAVSLMAGEVASTILSRTAVPVLYYLLMRQRQEKTL, encoded by the coding sequence GTGACGGTTGATCAGAAACCACTGGGAATTTCAGGCCGGATGGCGGATTACTTTATCAAGTCAAAACTGACGATATTGGTGATTGTGGCGTCGCTGCTCATAGGGATTTTTGCCACCGTTCGTCTTCCCAGAGAAGAAGAACCTCAAATCAATGTGCCGATGTTTGACATCTTTGTTCCGTTCCCTGGTGCCAGTGCCAAAGAAGTGGAGGAGCGTATTGTGACGGTGGGGGAGAGGCGGCTGTGGGAAATTCCCGGGGTTGAATATATTTATTCGACTTCCGAGCCTGGGCATGCTTTGTTTATCGTTCGTTTTAAGGTTGGAACCAATCCTGAAGAGGCGATGACCCGAATCTACACCAAAACTTTCGCCCATGTGGACTCCTTGGCCGTTGGTGTGGGGCAACCATTGATCAAACCACGATCCATCGATGATGTCCCGATATTGACCGTCACCCTCTCTGGGGAAAATATTGATTCTCTTGAATTGCGTCGGATGGCCTTAATTCTTCGACAGGAGATCAGTCATATTCACAACGTGTCTGAAACGCAGATTATTGGCGGAAAGAAACGTCAATTCTTAATTCATTTTGATCCAGAGAAGTTGAAAGAGCGCAGATTAACCGTTCTTGAACTTTTGGGAATTGTTCGGGCCACCAATCGCCGTTTGCCCGCGGGTCATTACAATCAAGAAGGGCTTGCCATTCAGGTGGATACGGATGCTTTCATTCGTTCAGCGGATGATCTCAAACAGGTGGTGGTGGGTGTTTCGAGTGGTCGCCCTGTGATGATGGGTGATGTGGCCACCATCACCGATGGACCCGATGAAGGCGAAAGTTTCGTTTCTCTGGACGGAAGACCAGCGGTAACCGTGGCTGTTTCAAAAAGACGCGGAGCCAATGCCACGCATGTTTCCCACGCTGTCCTTTCGCGTATTGATGAAATGAAATCGATCTGGGCGACGACGGGAGTTCAATTAAAAGTAACCAGGGATTACGGTGAAACAGCCAAAGAAAAATCAGATGAATTATTGTTTCATGTGCTGCTCGCGACATTTTCAGTCACGCTGTTGATCGCTTTGGCTCTGGGCATTCGCGAAGCCCTTGTGGTGTTGATTGCCATCCCCGTCACGCTGGCTTTAACCCTCGCTGTTTATTTTCTCTCTGGATACACGCTTAACAGAATTACTCTCTTCGCGCTGATTTTTTCGATTGGCATTCTCGTCGACGACGCCATTGTGGTTGTTGAAAACATACACCGGCATTATGTGATGCGTGACGGTCGCTCCTTGTGGCGCTTGGCGGTGGAAGCGGTTGATGAAGTGGGAAATCCAACGTTGTTGGCCACTTTTGCGGTGATTGCGGCCATCCTACCCATGGCCTTCGTCAGTGGGCTCATGGGGCCCTATATGAGACCCATTCCGGTGGGGGCCTCCATCTCGATGCTTTTTTCCGTTGTCATCGCTTTTGTCGTATCGCCTTGGGCCTTTGCCCACCTATTGGAATGGTGGAGCCCGAAGGTGACAAATCACGAACACAAAGAGTCTTGGCTGGATCATCAGTACAAACGATTGATGGGGAGCATTCTTAACCATGGAAAAATTCGATGGTTGTATTTCATCGGCATGGTTTTTTTGCTTTTCAGTTCTATCTCACTTATTTATTTTAAGTTGGTGACAGTCAAGATGCTCCCCTTTGACAACAAAAATGAATTTGAAGTGGTGGTGACCTTGCCCGAAGGAAGCGCCATCGATAAAACCAAACAGGCGATTCAGGAAATGTCGGTGGTCCTTAAAAATATTCCGGAAGTTCTCAACGTGACCAGCTACGTTGGCGCGGCGGCCCCATATAATTTTAACGGACTTGTCCGGCATTATTTCTTGAGAGAAAGGCCCCATCAGGCTGATTTGGTGGTTAATTTAAAACGTCGCCAGGACCGGGAGAGACAAAGTCACGATATCGCCAAAGAGGTTCGCGGTCCTCTCCTGCAAATTGCGAAAAAATACAACGCCCGGATCCAGGTGGCGGAAGTCCCTCCAGGGCCGCCGGTTTTATCAACACTCGTTTTCGAAATTTATGGGCCCGCAATTGAAAAACGGAGAGAAATAGCGGATCGGCTAAAAAAACTTCTTGAAGCTACCGATGGAATTGTTGATGTGGACACCTACGTTCCAGATCCGCAACCGCTGGCTCGGCTCAAGGTGGATCGAAATCGAGCCACGTTAAATGGCATCCCCGCCGATCAAATCGCGCAAACGGTTGGAATTGCCCTTTATGGTCACACTGTGGACCTCGCTCATTTGGAAACTGAAAAAGAACCTGTTGAGATTCGGTTGCGTTTGGCTGAGAAGAACCGCCGAGGATTGGGGGCGGTTCGAAAAATTCCACTTCTTTCTCGCAATGGCACGGCCATTCCAATTGGAGATCTCACGACCGTAGAGCGTATTTCTCTAGATGATCCGATCTATCATAAAAATCTTCAGCCCGTGAGTTATGTGATCGCTGATGTGGCAGGTCGCCAAGAAAGTCCCATCTATGCCATCTTGGAACTCAGGGAAAAAATTCAGGGCATGGCCAGCTCAATGGGTGTCGAGTTGAAAGAATATTTCGCGGAGCAACCCCATACCTCATCAGAATATGCCCTCAAGTGGGATGGAGAATGGCAAGTGACGTACGAAGTGTTTCGAGATCTCGGTATTGCCTTCGCTTTGGTTCTGGTCCTTATTTACATCCTCGTTGTCGGTTGGTTTAAATCCTTTACTGTTCCATTTGTAATTATGATTCCCATTCCGTTGACGTTGGTGGGAATCCTTCCGGCGCATTGGTTGATGGGAGCCTTTTTTACAGCCACCTCCATGATCGGTTTTATTGCGGGAGCCGGGATCGTTGTTCGAAACTCAATTATTCTTGTCGATTTTATCCAACTGAGACAAAAGGAAGGGATGCCGCTTAAAGAGGCCGTGATTGACGCCGGCGCCGTTCGATTTCGTCCCATGTTGTTGACGGCGGCGGCGGTTGTGGTGGGGGCGGGCGTTATTTTATTCGATCCCATTTTTCAGGGATTGGCGGTTTCCTTAATGGCCGGAGAAGTGGCTTCGACCATTCTTTCCCGAACGGCGGTTCCCGTTCTTTATTATTTGTTGATGCGCCAAAGACAAGAAAAGACGCTTTAA
- the nrfH gene encoding Cytochrome c-type protein NrfH, translating to MDRLKKFYFFFLFITSLFCGLGLFTFHYAEGLSYFSTDPKACVNCHIMQPQYNSWKRSSHHSVASCVECHLPHNFINKYIAKADNGYRHSKGFTFQDFHEPIMISPRNSQILQENCMRCHSPLVHGSALTFASDTQPVSCVHCHSGVGHGERTGVGRFEKFKLYEGEKG from the coding sequence ATGGACAGGCTTAAAAAGTTTTATTTTTTCTTTCTCTTTATAACCTCGCTCTTCTGCGGATTGGGTCTTTTTACATTCCATTATGCGGAGGGTTTGTCCTATTTCAGTACAGATCCCAAAGCTTGCGTGAATTGTCACATCATGCAACCTCAATATAACTCCTGGAAACGTTCCAGTCACCATTCGGTGGCTTCGTGTGTGGAATGTCATTTGCCCCATAACTTTATTAATAAATATATAGCGAAGGCAGACAATGGCTACCGGCATTCAAAAGGATTCACATTTCAAGATTTTCATGAGCCGATTATGATCAGCCCAAGAAACAGCCAAATTTTGCAAGAAAATTGCATGAGGTGTCATTCCCCGTTGGTTCATGGCTCGGCTTTGACCTTTGCCAGTGATACACAACCTGTTTCATGTGTGCATTGCCACTCGGGGGTTGGGCACGGAGAGAGAACAGGCGTGGGGCGTTTTGAAAAATTTAAGTTATATGAGGGGGAGAAAGGGTGA
- the nrfA gene encoding Cytochrome c-552 → MNKIIELFRKLKFQLLLGAGLIIGTVLITALLINIFERKREARNPYVRLVEVTENDTDPAKWGINWPKEYDSYKLTALSTRTRFGGHGGSEAMPQEKLERDPWLKRMFQGYAFSIDYRDRRGHAYMLSDQESTKRLSKPQSGSCLHCHASVMPLYRKLGDGDAAKGFEKSYQYSYQELNQILHDEGHAHPVSCVDCHDPKSMELRVTRPGFIKGIQSLAQSNSPVPHIPSIQRWREGDRKKPYDPNREASQTEMRSFACAQCHVEYYCGPKMPLTFPWGKGLKVEEVEEFWNTTQYTDGTPFSDFVHAETGAKLLKAQHPEFELWSQGIHARSGVSCADCHMPYMRDGATKVSDHWVRSPLLNINRACQTCHRWPEEEIKARVDVIQERNHNLLQRAAKALMDQLDAIQQAKKEGATEIHLKEAFEFQRKAQWRLDFIAAENSMGFHAPQEAARILGEAADYARQGQVAAVHWKKTKQ, encoded by the coding sequence GTGAATAAAATAATTGAGTTGTTCAGAAAACTAAAATTTCAACTTTTATTGGGGGCGGGCCTCATCATAGGAACCGTCCTCATCACGGCTTTGTTGATCAATATTTTTGAAAGAAAAAGGGAAGCACGAAACCCCTATGTTCGTTTGGTTGAAGTGACTGAAAATGATACCGACCCCGCCAAGTGGGGAATCAATTGGCCAAAAGAATATGACTCCTATAAACTCACCGCGCTTTCAACCCGAACACGGTTTGGCGGGCATGGGGGAAGTGAGGCCATGCCCCAAGAAAAGTTGGAACGAGATCCATGGCTCAAGCGAATGTTTCAAGGTTATGCGTTTTCAATTGATTATCGGGATCGCCGAGGGCATGCCTATATGTTGTCCGATCAAGAGTCCACCAAACGGCTCAGCAAACCCCAATCCGGATCTTGTCTGCATTGCCATGCGTCCGTCATGCCGCTGTATCGGAAGTTGGGGGACGGAGATGCCGCGAAAGGATTTGAAAAAAGTTATCAATATTCATACCAGGAGCTAAACCAGATACTGCATGATGAGGGGCACGCTCATCCTGTGTCTTGCGTTGATTGTCATGATCCCAAATCCATGGAGTTAAGAGTGACACGCCCCGGTTTTATCAAAGGAATCCAATCACTTGCTCAGTCCAATTCACCGGTTCCACATATTCCCTCCATTCAACGGTGGAGAGAGGGAGATCGTAAAAAGCCCTACGATCCCAATCGCGAGGCCTCCCAAACGGAGATGAGGTCTTTTGCTTGCGCGCAATGTCACGTGGAATACTATTGTGGGCCCAAAATGCCTTTGACGTTTCCTTGGGGCAAGGGGCTCAAGGTGGAGGAGGTTGAAGAATTCTGGAACACCACACAATATACGGATGGAACTCCTTTTTCAGATTTTGTCCATGCGGAAACAGGAGCCAAACTTCTCAAGGCGCAACATCCCGAATTTGAATTGTGGAGTCAAGGCATTCACGCGCGAAGTGGCGTTTCCTGCGCGGATTGTCATATGCCCTACATGCGTGACGGCGCCACCAAAGTCTCCGACCACTGGGTTCGAAGCCCCCTTCTCAATATCAACCGGGCTTGCCAAACCTGCCACCGATGGCCGGAGGAAGAGATCAAGGCTCGAGTGGATGTGATTCAGGAACGGAACCACAATCTCCTGCAGCGAGCGGCCAAGGCACTTATGGATCAGTTGGATGCGATTCAACAAGCCAAAAAAGAAGGAGCCACAGAGATTCATTTGAAAGAGGCGTTTGAATTTCAGCGAAAGGCGCAATGGCGTCTTGATTTTATTGCTGCAGAAAATTCCATGGGATTTCATGCTCCTCAGGAGGCCGCGCGGATTCTGGGAGAAGCAGCCGATTACGCTCGCCAAGGGCAAGTTGCCGCCGTTCATTGGAAGAAGACGAAACAATAA
- the dauA gene encoding C4-dicarboxylic acid transporter DauA, which yields MGRDAFHRWVQKNLHKYEDIFIPKLFFSLRDYSSKQFRSDLSAGVVVGLVALPLGMAFAIASGLPPERGLYTAIVAGFLISLLGGSRVQIGGPTGAFVVIVGGVAAQHGYEGLAIATLMAGCILFLMGLGRLGTLIKFIPVPVITGFTSGIAVIIFSGQIKDFLGLQMDSVPLDFIEKWRAYGDAIGSLNGAAFLIGLSTTLLIFFWPKKWQRFPASIVALVLATLVVEVFRLPVETIHSRFGDVPHGLPFPEWPSVSWEKVKLLFPSALTIAALGAIESLLSAVVADGMIGSRHRSNQELLAQGIANITTPFFGGFAATGAIARTATNVKNGARTPIAGITHAIVLLIILLVAGPLASLVPLAALTGVLIVVSYHMSEWRSFRFLLSGTGSDKLVLLATFFLTVFVDLVVAVEVGMVLAAFLFMKNMAELTEVKAFTKEMAPEGGEDLVQDFTAPPGVEVFSIRGAFFFAAVHKMMEVDRIVAKTPHALVLDMGDVIHMDMSGLHVLERLHQQCRARKIRFILSGLHSQPYQTILKANKVDMFGKEHIKRDLKTALRDLSSPAPKSVH from the coding sequence ATGGGAAGAGACGCCTTTCATCGTTGGGTTCAAAAGAACCTTCATAAGTACGAAGACATTTTTATTCCGAAGTTATTTTTTTCTCTCAGGGATTATTCCAGTAAACAATTCCGTTCGGATTTGTCCGCTGGTGTGGTGGTGGGCTTGGTGGCTCTCCCGTTGGGCATGGCTTTCGCCATTGCCTCTGGTCTACCCCCAGAGAGAGGTTTATATACGGCTATTGTGGCGGGTTTCCTGATTTCGCTTTTGGGCGGTAGCCGCGTTCAAATTGGAGGACCCACCGGCGCCTTTGTGGTTATTGTTGGCGGTGTTGCCGCTCAACATGGTTATGAAGGACTTGCGATTGCCACATTGATGGCGGGCTGTATCCTGTTTTTGATGGGCCTCGGACGCTTGGGGACCTTGATTAAGTTTATACCGGTTCCCGTTATAACGGGGTTCACATCAGGAATCGCGGTCATTATTTTCAGTGGCCAGATCAAAGATTTCCTGGGTTTACAAATGGACTCTGTCCCCTTGGACTTTATTGAAAAATGGCGCGCCTATGGTGACGCCATTGGATCTTTGAACGGCGCGGCTTTTTTGATCGGCCTATCCACAACCCTGTTGATTTTTTTCTGGCCTAAGAAATGGCAAAGATTTCCTGCCTCCATTGTCGCGCTCGTCTTAGCGACACTGGTTGTCGAAGTATTCCGTCTGCCGGTGGAAACAATTCATTCTCGCTTTGGAGACGTTCCCCACGGATTGCCATTTCCAGAATGGCCTTCTGTTTCTTGGGAAAAAGTTAAATTGTTGTTCCCAAGCGCATTGACCATCGCAGCCTTGGGGGCCATTGAATCGCTCCTTTCGGCGGTTGTGGCCGATGGAATGATCGGCAGCCGCCACAGGTCCAATCAAGAACTGTTGGCCCAGGGCATTGCCAATATCACAACCCCTTTTTTTGGCGGGTTTGCCGCCACCGGGGCCATTGCTCGAACAGCCACCAATGTAAAAAATGGGGCCCGGACACCCATCGCCGGAATAACCCATGCGATTGTCCTCCTTATTATATTGCTGGTGGCGGGTCCCTTGGCGTCGCTTGTTCCTTTGGCTGCCTTGACTGGGGTTCTGATCGTCGTGAGTTATCACATGTCGGAGTGGCGATCGTTTCGATTTCTTCTTTCCGGAACCGGGAGCGACAAACTTGTTCTGCTCGCCACCTTTTTCCTGACCGTGTTTGTGGATTTGGTGGTAGCCGTAGAAGTAGGCATGGTCTTGGCGGCCTTTTTGTTCATGAAAAACATGGCGGAATTAACTGAAGTGAAGGCTTTCACGAAAGAAATGGCTCCGGAAGGCGGCGAAGATCTGGTTCAGGATTTTACCGCCCCACCGGGCGTGGAGGTTTTTTCAATACGGGGAGCTTTCTTTTTTGCGGCAGTTCACAAAATGATGGAGGTGGACCGAATTGTCGCGAAAACTCCTCATGCCTTGGTGTTGGATATGGGGGACGTTATCCATATGGACATGAGTGGACTTCATGTGCTTGAGCGACTCCATCAACAATGTCGGGCCCGAAAAATTCGGTTTATTTTATCGGGGCTCCATTCTCAGCCTTACCAAACAATCCTAAAAGCGAACAAAGTCGATATGTTTGGAAAAGAACACATCAAACGCGATTTAAAAACCGCTTTGCGGGACCTCAGTTCACCAGCCCCTAAATCTGTTCATTAA